In the genome of Magnolia sinica isolate HGM2019 chromosome 2, MsV1, whole genome shotgun sequence, one region contains:
- the LOC131234662 gene encoding transcription factor bHLH94-like — MALEAVVFPQDIFSYSSKDLYSLAAALSYDFKIEEDEEEEKVDVLECEVSAPLDTNQQQLGLGLDGLHVNWDSSSALLHNINEWGANSSPEEACTADGFFTGSLPTAEAATVVASGRRKRRRTKSCKNKEEVENQRMTHIAVERNRRKQMNEYLAVLRSLMPSSYIQRGDQASIIGGAINFVKELEQLLQSLEAQKRITQRSDANFTSPFADFFTFPQYSSCSNNCNSTNETVAENRSAIADIEVTMVESHANLKVLSKRRPKQLLKIVAGLQNLHLTILHLNVTTIDQMVLYSLSVKVEDNCGLNSVDEIATAVYQMLGRIQEEAGLN; from the exons atggcatTAGAAGCTGTGGTTTTCCCACAAGATATCTTTAGTTATAGTAGCAAGGATTTGTATTCCTTGGCAGCAGCTTTGAGCTATGACTTCAaaatagaagaagatgaagaagaagagaaggtcGATGTACTAGAATGTGAGGTGAGTGCCCCACTTGATACAAACCAACAGCAACTAGGTTTAGGGTTAGATGGTCTCCATGTCAATTGGGATTCTTCTTCGGCCTTGCTACATAATATCAATGAATGGGGTGCCAATTCCTCGCCTGAGGAGGCTTGCACCGCAGACGGCTTCTTCACGGGGTCTTTGCCGACAGCTGAAGCTGCCACGGTGGTGGCTTCTGGACGGAGGAAGAGACGACGCACCAAGAGCTGCAAGAACAAGGAGGAAGTTGAGAATCAAAGGATGACCCACATTGCCGTCGAACGAAATCGACGGAAGCAGATGAATGAGTATTTAGCTGTCTTGAGATCTTTGATGCCCTCTTCTTACATTCAAAGg GGTGACCAAGCCTCCATCATTGGCGGTGCTATAAATTTTGTTAAGGAGCTTGAACAACTCCTCCAATCTCTGGAAGCTCAGAAGCGAATAACACAAAGATCGGATGCCAATTTCACCTCTCCTTTTGCCGATTTCTTCACCTTCCCTCAGTACTCTTCTTGCTCGAACAATTGCAACTCTACCAATGAGACAGTAGCCGAGAACCGCTCCGCCATTGCCGATATTGAAGTGACTATGGTTGAAAGCCATGCCAATCTCAAAGTACTCTCGAAGAGGCGGCCCAAACAGCTGTTGAAAATTGTAGCCGGATTACAAAACCTCCATCTCACAATCCTCCACCTAAATGTGAccaccattgatcagatggtcctATACTCTCTGAGTGTTAAG GTTGAAGATAATTGCGGGCTTAATTCGGTCGACGAAATTGCTACAGCCGTTTATCAAATGCTAGGTAGGATTCAAGAAGAGGCTGGTTTGAATTGA